Proteins from a genomic interval of Schistosoma mansoni strain Puerto Rico chromosome 2, complete genome:
- a CDS encoding cd63 antigen-like, producing the protein MASLSCGYKCLQILLVIFNILVFACGIALIVIGSLSQVAINNYSSGIDSNIKGLVIFIIVLGCFLFLLGFLGFCGACTKNTCCLILYAILLSVMVAAEIGAGIAAAVLREDVKTQFLSLVRSSVSEYSKNPDIKKFLDKLQQEFQCCGSESSNDYTSSGQTIPDSCKNPNTKVTYSDGCSNKVISFFEKYIVAVLVAAFVFAILQLLSIVFAVCVIRAIKSGDSD; encoded by the exons ATGGCCTCTTTAAGCTGTGGTTATAAGTGTCTGCAGATTCTTTTAGTGATATTCAATATTCTTGTTTTT GCATGTGGAATTGCTTTAATAGTGATTGGAAGTCTCTCTCAAGTTGCTATTAATAATTATTCTTCTGGAATCGACTCAAATATCAAAGGTCTTGTAATCTTCATCATAGTACTCGGATGTTTCCTATTTCTGCTCGGATTTCTTGGATTTTGTGGGGCATGTACTAAAAATACTTGTTGTCTAATCTTG TACGCAATTTTGCTGTCAGTCATGGTTGCAGCTGAAATAGGAGCAGGAATAGCGGCGGCTGTGCTAAGAGAAGACGTGAAAACTCAATTCCTATCTTTGGTTAGAAGCTCAGTTTCTGAATATAGCAAGAATCCGGACATTAAGAAATTCTTAGACAAGTTACAACAAGAG tTTCAATGTTGCGGCTCTGAATCGTCAAACGACTACACATCGAGTGGACAAACAATCCCTGATTCATGTAAAAATCCAAACACTAAAGTTACTTATTCAGAT GGTTGTTCAAACAAAGTTATCTCCTTCTTTGAAAAGTATATTGTTGCCGTTTTAGTAGCGGCATTTGTATTCGCTATCCTCCAATTACTGAGTATTGTTTTCGCTGTCTGTGTTATCCGAGCTATCAAATCTGGCGATTCTGACTAA